CCGCCGCTCCCCACCCCACTCCCGGAGCTCCGTCTCATCCCTACGCCGCCCGCGAAGGttgtggcggaggcggcggcgtcgcgtcTGTCGGCCGGGCTGGGCCACCTGGAGGCGCTACCCCATGTGGTGGGGCCAAGGATCAAGGGGTTGCGGCGGATGTCCCCATGGGTGAGGCCGTGAcggtgaaggatgatgaggaggaggaacccGCCATGGGGCGGCAaatccatcttcttcttcgcgaatccatcttcttctccacgagcGTGTAGAGAAGCATCACGCTAGTCCAAGTGCAAGATTTCATTGCGCTGTTTCCAAgaatgccacatcatcccatgaggtgtattctcatgaatgaaacagggagtcacagtgcacagtttcatttcacgatttcataggatgcccatgacatttaattgtgaggcatgtgattggatatggttagctGAAacgaaactctatagcccccaatgcaagtttcaataggtttcatagtcttgaaaatagtgtatacacagtttcatcctgatgaaactccttccctctctcacttcataactaccatgccatatcatcacatatgctgatgtgttaccgtatttaatgtgcatgaaacctctatgaaactcccactgggattagcctcaTGATCCTTTTGCCACTGAATTTAGTAGCTTTAGTCAGTTTTAAGAGGTGAAATCAAACACTCTTTTTAGAAGTTTTTAGAAGTTTTTAGAAGGCTGGCTAAAAAGTTTTAGGAAACTCCGCTGACTGCAAGGTCGATTCCTTGGGATCGAGTGAGCACGTCGTTCCCCGCGGAGAAGCCGCCGCTCCTTACCGGCGCCGTTCCCGTCCCCGTCGAGCCCTGCACCTCGCTGTCCCCTTCAaccgccgcgccacccgccggcaTGCCAGCCGCCGCGCTGCTGCGCCGTTTGCCTGCGGCACCCCGCGCTTGCGTGCTGCCGGTTAGCGCGTACCGCTCTTCCGGCCAAATCCGCCGGTCGCGACTCGCTGCGAGAAGGGAAAGATCGAGAGAAAGAGGAAACAGCAGAGAACTTCACGGGAGATATTTTTCCAAGCCAATTTACAATATAGTCCTTGCAATTTTATAATGCAACCCCTGCTAAGGATAGTAATTTCTGAAAATTCATTTAGGTACCAAGAACGTACGAAAAAACAAAAAGGATAtggaataaaataaaaattacaTAATAGTCCTAATAAGGTATCGAACGGCATACATAGTACATTCTCTCGATCAAGCGACAAAATAGTATACAAAGATCAAATTATACTTGATCATCATGATTTATGTGCCCATATATGAATTAAACATGATATAGACAACCTAATAGACAAGTCATTGTACAAATTGTCTATTTTACCATCTGTGTGCGATATTCAATGTATTCACAGATAGCAACCGTCTAGACTGTTGAACATGCCCTTAAGCCTTCAAGGGACCACAGAAAACAGTGGATGCAAATGGAACTTCCTAATGTTCATTAAGTGATTATTAAGACAGTTGACGATGTTATTCCTTGGAGTcgacctactccctccgtcccacaaagacTGTTCGTTTTGAAAATTTTAGATAAGATAGTAATAATGCTAAAAGTCcaaggtacccctaataactcttcttaattgGATGGATTACCGAgaagaattaattatgcatgcacgcttgcaCCTATTAAccttccttatttagcgagtctgGCTCGGGCATCAATGGTGGGAGTAACCGATCGATTTGTTAACTGGGTCAGAAGGTATTATGAGGATCTTTGTTGGATTGTCTGAAAGTTATATGGACAATCCTTATGGGACAAGTTTTGAAGGCTAAACGAACAGCTTTCGCGGGACGGAAGGAAAGGAGTACCATTTTGAAGCAATCGAGCAAAAGTTGCTGACACTTGCAGGTTTTATAGTTTTCCTTCCACAGCTTTTGGCAATTACCTTTGCATAGAAGGGTTAGAATGGGGCCAGCCATCCAGGAGACAGCCGCTTAGCTGGTTATGGTGTAATTAGGGTGCTCTGACATGAATTTTGTAGCCTCCACAGATCGAATCAAGGGACAGATGATAGctagggaggagggaggaagatgTCCCCTTCTCCAAGTTTCAGTAGTTCATACCCAAAATATTCAGTTCAGCGTTCATCGATACAAGACTGGAGATTATGTGCTCACAGCCAAACACTGCCCAGTGGGCCAACACACACTTAACTTGTTTACGCCAACATCACACACGAATACGCCTATTACATATTGCGCTTCACACTCCTGACAATGCATGCGTTACATGTTGGGTTGTGTATTTTTCGCAGCAATGTCGGTTATGAAAGCATCTCATCAGCGTTTCCTGGTGCTAGAAATTGAGCATCCATGGATGAACTACATCATGGCCCATTACTGCCATTAGCGTAATCTTATGGAAAGGGGCTGTACTGCATGGTTGAAAAATAGGACGATGACAGTAATATCGTCGTGGAAATGCCTGCGAACCCCCCTATCGATCTTCTTGATGTCTGAGTATGCCAAGTCACGTTTTGGCGCTGCTTCAACGAGAGCTGCTTTAATGAGTCGTCTCGCACTTCCCTCCTGAGTAAACCAAAGACAAGCATGCCAGACATAATAGAGAGGTGCTGTCATTAATCCATCAACAGGGGAAACCAGAACTATCCTTGCAGTAATATATACACAAGCGAATTGGACATTACGACTAGTACAGGCGTACAGCAAGCAAGGCATGTCAGATTGTCAGCAGCATTGCTATATTACGTACTTTATAGCATCTACAAGCCAAGAAACTAGGAAGGACCATATAAACAAGCTCAATGCAATGGAAGACAAGTGGAAACTTACAGCACGTTGATGTTTTTGAACAATGTCAACGGCCTCCTGGTTAGTCAAATGTTCCCACAGACCATCTGAGGCAAATATGACGAAACGGTCACATGGTTGAAGACTATGAGATAAGATGGATGGGCTGGCACTCAATAAAGGTTTGCTGAATGGTGTACGAAGCCTGAATTTTCGATCGAGTGGTTCCATGTTATATTGCGGATCTTTCAAGTATGCGTCACCTATTGATCTCGACACCTGCATCATCGATCACTGCGTAAGCACTGAATATATGCAATTCAAGTACCGCGACAGAAGACTACAAATTAAGATAAGACCAACCCGCATGAGGCCTTTCACCCTCCAGACATTATGATGGCAAACAACAATATCCGGATCATCAGGGTgctcagcaatgagttccttcCTGACTTCGTCATAGTTGACATTGTGCTCCGCTGACAGCGGCACCGCGAGAACCTCCCCGGTGCCGCGCAAGACCTTCCCAAGAACAGCTCGGGAGTTCCCAAGGTTGGCGATGAAGAGAGTCCTCTGGTGCACGACGCCAACAAGGCAGCATGACCCCACTGTGGCAAGTCTTGGCTTGGTCTCCCATTGGCGTGACACGAGCGTGATGAATCCCTGCTCTGTGGCCAGAAATGCCTCCCTGATGGCATCAGCTGTCACGCCCTGCGGGCCAGAAGAGGTCTCTACATAGAtcaaacctaattagtccacatTGTCTGCACGTCCTGCAGCTAGACAGCGAATCTGGTTAAACTTCGGCTCTCACCTTGGAGGTTGGGGACGAGGTGGTCACGTATGAAGTGGGCGGCCTCAGAGCCACCGTGACCATCGAAGATGCCGGCAACGGTGCCAAAAGGCAGGCCTGACTCAGCCAAGAACTGATCCTCCATCGAGACGTTGGCCTGCACGACAGCGACCGAGAAGTCGCCGTCTTGGCACCGCGCAAGATCGCGACACCGGAAGAGGCCATCCTCACGGCCACCAGATTTGGCTTTCAAGGTGGGCTTGACCATAGCCCACATAGAGCGCAACCTCTCGAGTGTCCCACCAGTTTGTGGACCAGGATATTCAGTGTCGGATGGGTCATCCTCTAGGATCTTGTCTTCAAGAGTCATGTGTTCTTGCTCTTTACCGTCGTCCCCGTGGTCGACAGTCAAGGCACCCTCTGCGTCAGCAGCACCTGCAcccattttttaaaaagataATTAGTGTCCTATCACTGCAAGAACAATTAAGTCTTCTGAAACTCAACAAACACCATGCTGCTCAATAATGTGACAAAATCAAATTCTAATGAGTGACTTTTCTTTACTGCCAGTGGCACATGAATGATGGAAACACAAAATAGTCACCATTCAGTGCCAGTGCGCAACACATTCCATGATTTAAAAAAGCTCTCTTAACATTATAGCACTTTATAAATATTCTAATAAGCATTTTTCTTAATAAGGGAAAGCCTTTATCTCCTTGTATGATATGTATCAACTTGTTTTTCAATATGCCATTTAGCTAGCAGACAATATTTTAATCATGATGCTTACCTGAATTCGTGTATAGCTTCACTTGCGTGCTATGTAAGTTgtcctgcaacaacaaaaatAGGTCCAATTCTTATCCAGAAAAATTTAGACAACACTGGTGAATTACACCAAATCCACCTATTTACTAAAAAAAGAGCTTTAGATACCCAACTATCCACATAATATCAAAATTCATCCAGTAACAACCAAGTAAGGACATTACTCTAAATACGATCCAGGATTAATTACTGAATATTTTCAACGGGGCTAGCtccattttttttcagaatgcTGTGGTGACAGCTACAATAAGCTCCTTTTTTTAGCTTCAGTAGTTCATTAGCAGTCTCCGCCTTTCTACTTCTTATCACCCGCATAAATATATGAAAAGAGTATAATGGTAGAAGCTAGGAGGTTAAAAAAACAGTATAGGTTGGCAAAGATTGAAATTAGAAGGGTATGTGGCAGTGTATGAGTGGAAAATTTGTTAATTGGAGGACAATTATGGCAGGGAATTTAGCTTGATCATATTCCATAAAACATAGGATAAAGAATGCCACAATTTGTAGACAAAGTCATGTTGCAGGTGAAAATGAACAATCATTGGGAACAGTGTGACAAAACCTCGTCTGCAAGTGATCTTTTCACATCATCAATCTTATTCAGTTCATCAACAATCTCTGCTATAGTAGGCCTTTTCACTCGGTCGGACTCCACACATCTTAATGCTATTTCGATGCATGTCTTAATCTCATGCGATGTATGTGATGACATTGTAACCTGAAGCCTTTTCCCCCAGTTTCTGTGTACCTGCAGATTTGAAAACACAATGCCAATAGATGGCAAACATGCACAAAGACAAGTCAACAcaacataatatttatgaaaaAGGTCTGATGTTCATGAAGTAGGATGTTTCTTACAAGATCAATAAATTCTTGGTGAGACATATCTCCACATTTCAAGTAACCCCCACATCCTGCCATTACTTGTATGATTATAACGCCCAAACTGAATACATCAAACTTTCGTGTGATTTGGTATCTATTGATGTACTCCGGTGGCATGTATCCACTGCATGGTATCaaatataattatttttttataaaaaatcaaCAAAAGAGGTTGGCAATTCCTCATGCAGAATCAACTTACGGCGTTCCTATGATTACTTTCGTGGTACAGGTTTGTGTTGAATCAAAGAGTCTTGACAAGCCAAAATCTCCTATTTTTGGCACCATATTCTTATCCAGCATTATATTTGCAGGTTTTAAGTCTAGATGGTAGATAGGGTCTTTGGATCCATTATGAAGATAATGTAAACCCTCACAAACTCCTCTAATTATTTTGTAACGTGTGTGCCAACCAAGTCCGCAGGATTCATCTGTAGGCATAAGTAAAAGTGTGTTACCAAGACATAAAATTTAGAGaacaattttattttcatgcAAAAATATTAGAATTGAACTAGAGCATAATCGTACCAGAAAGAAGGTTTTCAAGGGTTCCACCCTGCAAGTATTCAAAACAGAGAGCTCGTTCTTCCACTCCTGCGTAAACATATTTTCCATTGTACTCCACAACTTTATGAGCTATTTCATAGCAGTAGCCAACTAAACGGACTATATTTTGATGTTGGAGTCTCATAAGGTTAGTACACTCATTTGTAAATTGCTTATCATCATCAAGTCCTGGATGCTTATTACAAAGCTTCTTCACAGCAATCTCTTCCCCAttgtcgagtactccctgttaGATTATATCTTGTTAATATGGTACAGGGGTTGTTGTAGTTAATGATAATATAATTTGAAATATATAAGACCCAAGCAATAACCATACCTTGTAAACCACTCCATAACCTCCAGAACCAATTATCCGATCCTTGGAAAACTTATTTGTAATTTGTTCTAACAAATGGAATGTGAAATCGCTTGGCATCACACTTGTATGTTGTGGATCGTTCTCCATGATATTCTCAAACTCCTACAAGGCTGGCTGCAGCATCCCATCTATAATAGAAATCCTTTCACATAAGATAAGCATAAGCTAAGATTAGTAGGGTGGTTTGAGTTGCAAGTTGTTTGAGGTGGTGGGGCACACCTCCGCTAGTTGTTTGGTTTATGGGCCCAGTTTCTATTAAAAAATGGGCCAATagtctttttattattttcctaatAAAATTAATTTGCGGCAAAACTTTTGTTGCCCTTTCGAAAAAAATAAGCTAAGGTCATGCTGCATAAATTTGCAAACAAAAGACATGTGTCATGTGGATTAACTAACTAATGACTGAATCGGAAACAACAATTACCAGAAAAGAGAAGGCTTAGCTTGAATTACATGTCACAAACAATTCGAGAATATATTATAGAACTCGGCTTCAACTCTGTGAAAAGTGCAAATATCCTCGAAAGAAAATTACAAAGAGATGGCCCGGCGCTTTACTAGGAATCTAGGATGGTTGCTGCCGTAACTTGAGGTGCTCCATCAGAGGTGGAGGCTTGCACACCAAGCAGAAGTTGACGAAAAAGCTGATGACCATAAGTTCATGACCAtggatttgaaatttgagaCCGGTGAGGGCGTGTGAAGAATCTGCTTCTTGCTGGTCAAATATCCAAGAATACTATTGCAGGTGGTCATGCCGAAATAGGGTTAGAAAAGGATTGGAAGAAAATAAAGGGGATTgagtctaaaatgaactaatttacTCTCCAATCTCTCCCATTCCACTTCAGCTCACTAGTATCCAAACAAGGTCAGAAGGGGAGGAATATAATGTATGAGCCCTTACCAGAACTGCATGCGGTCGAACAGCACATTCGGCGGCGGGAAGCTGCAGTCAACCCCTCAACGACCGATAGCAGCGAATCCAGGGTCATGGATGGAGCCCATAGCCGGACCTTGGAAACGAGGCAGAAGAGGACGAGTGAgagggagcgggcggcggcagcggcgggaggagggaggggggaagGGGGGAGTGAGGcgcgtgggtgggtgggggtgggtgggtggggtggggggggggggggggtgagcgGGTGATTTTAGCACCGGGAGGTCACGGTAGCTACTGGGGAACTGCCCCCCAGATCCGgtactaagggcctgtttggtagagctccacgcagctccagatcctcaaAAACAGCTCTGCTCTAGATTTTTTCAGCCAAACAGTTTTAaatccagcaactccatcacggatctgctccacgaaaacggtggatctacccctagatccatggatttggtggagcacctcagggggtgctccacgaaatcaaatttggtggagttggaggaaattacccaccactgccactcattagtggaaaatgaccggttcgttctatttcttcATAGCTTCCTCTCGCGCTGCCATGGCCGCGCCCTGCTCGCCgcagccccgccgcgccccgcccgcaGGACCGCCGCCCCGTACCTGCCGGAGCACCGCCCCGCCCGTCGGAGCGCCGTCTCACTTCGCCGGCGGCCCGCGCGCCCCGCCCGCTCGAGCCccgtcccgcccgccggcgccccaTCCCGCACCCGCCCGCCTAGCCACCGGCGGGGCCGCGCCTGCCAGCACGCCGCCTGCCGGAgcgccgtcccgcccgccggagccccgccccacacccggccgccggtgaggccgcccccgcccgccgccccgctccgcccgtcgaagcgccgccccgcccgccgaagCCCCGCCCCGCACCTggccgcctggccgccggcgcggccgcgcccgcccgcgcgcgcgaggTCGCCTGGCTGCCGGCGTGGCCGCGCCCGTCAGCCCGCCAGCGcgcgcgaggccgccggcgaggccgtgcccgccagcACCTCAACCATGCGTGCAACAGCGCCAGGAaggagatattttttttattatgatgAATGGGCCCAAATTGGCAGTGAGATAAAGACAAGAAtggagctgtaccaaacgctttttgagatattagatccacggtggagcagctctatggtggagctagctggatctatggatttggagctatttttcagagctggagctctaccaaacaggtcctaaggggtgtttgggagcactacACTTCAGGAAAAAttgcttcactccaccaactctaaaGATTTTACAGccaaacacgtctagctccagcaactccggctccaggaaaaaggtggagcagggggtagatccacattttttatggagtacctcaagagatTTTTGGATTTTCAGAtctcctcatggagttggggttatttacccaccattgccactggttacacaggTTACCGGTTCGGTTCTTATTTTTCTATCTCCTCCGTCATCTTCATTTCCTTCTCCCATGGGGCGCAAGCCGGCGGGGGCGTccggccgggggcgagctcccccgcggcggcgcggccagggcggaggccggccgggggcgagctgccccgcggcggcgcggccggggcgcagGCCGGCGGGGCGAGCTCCTCGGCCAGGTGCCCACCGTCGTGGCGtcctcggcggccgccgcggaggaggccaTGAAGACCCGCGACCTGACCTTCGCCACCTGCCCCAGGCTGCGGATGGCCGACCGCCTATACTGCACCCGCGACATGGTCTTCGCGCCGTCCGGAGAGCGCTGGCGCCAGCTGCGTCGCGTCTGCGTGTCCCACCTCCAAAaactgagaagagaagaggagaggagagagaggaagaagagaggagaaaatagaagagtatgacatgtgggtccgtttacaaagggtaaaatagaacattcacaacaagtgctcatatttttggagctgaagcactgccattagccaaacacgtgcaacagctctatatttttttggagttggtggagtggagctaggaaagagtggagctggtttttctgaagtggagtgctcccaaacaggcccgtATCAGTACCTCCTAAAAAAATAACCAATATAAAGAGTTAAGATCAATGTTTAGTTTCAAAGTAGTGATAAGAAATGTACGTAGAAGACGACGAAATAAGTGGATAAAACCAACCTTCTGATGTGCACAGGACGCATGTTGAGGCAAAGGATGGAGGGTCGTAGCTGAACTGAAAGCAAGATTCACGGTCCCGTCCAGGTAATGGGGTCAATAGGTCAAAGCTCGTAGTGTGTTCCTGCAGCTCGTATATTGTGTTCTTTGCAGGGTTTTTTTTATTCATTTCGGACACAAACCCTAGAATGAATCTGCGCTTTGAACAATCAAAAACAAAGACAAATACAGCAACATGTTGCACAAGGCTCAACAATTACGTATTGCATGTCACCATCTTGGAATGAGCTGCTAGCTGACTACTGACATCTGGAATTGTTGGCTGCTATGTCAATTTACCTCGTCTTGCATCTGGAAATGCACTGCTGCACAGTACTAAAATTTAACAAATCCACGAGCTGTCGTCAGAAATGAAAACGAAACGGGCGATCCAGTCTGCAGAATTTCCACAGATttcagcagcgaccttctcctgcACGCGACGACGACAGTTCATCTCCGTCGTCGCGAGCGCCTGTCCCCTTCAACTGATTGGCCGGTCGTCAGGCCCCGCGCTAGCTCAGCTGTCAGCGTGCTTCACGAATCAGCatttttttatacaaaatttACAAACACGGGTGGGTCCATGCAAAGAGGAGCAAACTAAGGTATTGTTTAGTTTCACTTTTTcctaactttagcactatgaaaaaaaaagatttctcatcacatcaaacttgtggtatatgcatggagtactaaatgtagacgaaatcaaaaagtaattgcacagttttgttgtactttgcgagacgaatcttttgagcctaattagtcaatatttggacaataattcacaaatataaatgaaatgctacagttgcacatttatggcaaaatgcaaactttgcgaCTCCCAATttgagaactaaacatgacccaAGTAATCAGTGGTTGCAGAGATTCTTCAACAtcgaggccttgtttagttggctaaattgggaggtgccaaattactgtgctggcactgtagcacactgtagcgtttcgtttgtatttgtgaattattgtccaaacattgactaattaggctcaaaagattcgtctcgcaaagtacaacaaaactgtgcaattagtttttaatttcatctatatttagtactccatgcatgtaacgcaagtttgatgtgatggggaatcttctttttgcatagtaccaaagttgggagttgggggtgaagtaaacaaggcccgATTCTTCCAATTTTGCTTCGTGCAGGTCCAGCAGTTTGCATGACGCATGATTGACAGACAGTAAAGTGAAAAGGCCGAGCTGGACAGCTGGTCCGCTTCTGCAACTCTGATAGCATCCCCTCGCAGAAGAAGAACGTGCGGGGGGAAAAGATGGGCCGGGACACGATTGATCATGAACTACACGAATGGACGCAAAAGTAAGTTTCGACATTTCAAAATGCCACCAACTCAACTTTACCAGTTTCTTTTTATCCGTCGACTGATTTTCGGAAGAAAATCTGTCcaattttttgatgttgcaaatgttGCTATTTAATGTTGCAAACATTATTCTTTgatgttttaaaatattttgtGATTTTATAGGGGAGGAAATGTGGCAGATGTTACGGATGCTATTTACTATATTGCTCTCGCATATTGCATAATACTTTATGTTTCAATCATATGCAATTTGGGAGAATAACATCTGCAGCATCAGAGAACAATATATGCAACATCATAAAATTCGATAGATTTTATCAAAAATCTGTCCACAGGTAAATAGACACTCTCTTCAATTATTTCAACATTTCTCATCTCTATTCACTTCTTCTCTGTTAGACTGTTACTCTCATTCCTACTCCGGAGAACCATAACGTCTATGCCCATGTCAACGGGCCTCtcatcattataaaaaaaaatggctcCTCTCACCTCAACTGGCCTCCACCGTGCTACTTGCCACTGATTGATGGAAGCCCCCTGCCTGCACCTTGACCTGATAACCAGCCGGAGAAGCTCATCACTAGAGATGGAGAAGAGGTGTGGAGCCCATGGAAGCAAtgggaggagagaaaaaaataactcAAGCTAGTAAGGTTAACAA
Above is a genomic segment from Setaria viridis chromosome 4, Setaria_viridis_v4.0, whole genome shotgun sequence containing:
- the LOC117852606 gene encoding uncharacterized protein — translated: MENDPQHTSVMPSDFTFHLLEQITNKFSKDRIIGSGGYGVVYKGVLDNGEEIAVKKLCNKHPGLDDDKQFTNECTNLMRLQHQNIVRLVGYCYEIAHKVVEYNGKYVYAGVEERALCFEYLQGGTLENLLSDESCGLGWHTRYKIIRGVCEGLHYLHNGSKDPIYHLDLKPANIMLDKNMVPKIGDFGLSRLFDSTQTCTTKVIIGTPGYMPPEYINRYQITRKFDVFSLGVIIIQVMAGCGGYLKCGDMSHQEFIDLVHRNWGKRLQVTMSSHTSHEIKTCIEIALRCVESDRVKRPTIAEIVDELNKIDDVKRSLADEDNLHSTQVKLYTNSGAADAEGALTVDHGDDGKEQEHMTLEDKILEDDPSDTEYPGPQTGGTLERLRSMWAMVKPTLKAKSGGREDGLFRCRDLARCQDGDFSVAVVQANVSMEDQFLAESGLPFGTVAGIFDGHGGSEAAHFIRDHLVPNLQETSSGPQGVTADAIREAFLATEQGFITLVSRQWETKPRLATVGSCCLVGVVHQRTLFIANLGNSRAVLGKVLRGTGEVLAVPLSAEHNVNYDEVRKELIAEHPDDPDIVVCHHNVWRVKGLMRVSRSIGDAYLKDPQYNMEPLDRKFRLRTPFSKPLLSASPSILSHSLQPCDRFVIFASDGLWEHLTNQEAVDIVQKHQRAEGSARRLIKAALVEAAPKRDLAYSDIKKIDRGVRRHFHDDITVIVLFFNHAVQPLSIRLR